A stretch of DNA from Cellulomonas xiejunii:
GCACCGGCAGGTCGTGGCTCGTCGTGACGTTCGTCGCGACGTACTGCGCGGACCCCGGCTCGCCGGTGGCGGTGCCCCCGACGAACGCCTGGGCCCGCACCTCGGTGCTGCGGGACAGGCTCAGCGGCCCGGAGGCGACGGGGGAGGACGCGGTGGGCGCCGAGCCGTCCGTCGTGTACCGGACCTGGGCTCCCGTGACCGACGTCCCCAGCGTGACCTGCAGCGTCCCGGTGAAGGCCTTGCTCGGTACGGAGAAGGTCACGTCGCCGGCCAGGCCGGTGTCGACGGCCGTCGCCGCGGCTGCGGGTGCCGGCGTACCGGTGGCGGCCGACGGGGCGAGCAGGGGGATCGCCAGCGCACTGGCCAGCACCCCCGCCGTGAGAGTGCGGACTGTCCGTCGTGACATCGTCGTCTCCTCGGTGGGGTGCGTCAGCTGTGCGCGTACGCCTCGACGGCGTCCATGCTGTACGGCAGGAGGTGGCGGCGCAGCGTGCGCCGCCACCGGGTTGCGGGCAGCTCGGGCCGCAGGGCGGCCAGGCCCGTCGCGTACTTCGAGATGCTCAGCGGGCGGTGACCGTGCGCCCACAGCAGGCGGTCGGCGGCGGACGCCGTCGAGCCCGTCTTCGTCTCGACGACCGCGAGCCCCTGCAGCCGCAGGGGTCGGTTCCCGTCGTGCCAGAGCAGGTCGACGTCGACCGTCAGCCGGCTGTCGGAGTCCGGCAGGAGGATCGTGGCCCGTCGGTACCGGGTCATGAGAGTCGGCACCCAGGACATCGACTCGGCCCTCGCGATGCCGTGCGCCGCGAGGGTCGCGGTCACGAACGGCGACGCGGGGTCGACCGTGGTGCGGGCGTCGAGCAGGTGGGGCACCCGGTCCTTGATCGTCGTGCCGCGTGCTCCCCGGGTCTTCACCTCGATCCAGCACTGCGCCGAGTCCACGTAGGTGCGGGTGCGGACCTTGAAGCGCCGTCGCCGTCGGTGGGCCGCGAGGTGGTAGGCGAGGAGGTCGGGCGTGTCGAAGTACACGGACTCGTACTCGAACAGGCGCCGCGAGGCGATCTCCA
This window harbors:
- a CDS encoding polyphosphate polymerase domain-containing protein — encoded protein: MTAGSDLLEDPVARLVPVGLEELVERAELLTRVDRKYLVPLDDVGSLVRTLPRDAQVLEIASRRLFEYESVYFDTPDLLAYHLAAHRRRRRFKVRTRTYVDSAQCWIEVKTRGARGTTIKDRVPHLLDARTTVDPASPFVTATLAAHGIARAESMSWVPTLMTRYRRATILLPDSDSRLTVDVDLLWHDGNRPLRLQGLAVVETKTGSTASAADRLLWAHGHRPLSISKYATGLAALRPELPATRWRRTLRRHLLPYSMDAVEAYAHS